The following are encoded together in the Proteiniphilum saccharofermentans genome:
- the cdaA gene encoding diadenylate cyclase CdaA, with product MFIHFGIKDFIDVVLVALLLYYLFRLVKISGMRPLFLGILVFMVIWILVSRIFNMVLLGSILDQFVSVGLFLLVILFQDEIRRFLMSLGSKKGWNFITKLFFPDKQKNDKSYLTPIVLACMNMSKTNTGALIAIQGDLHLGLYEQTGEIVNADISSRLIENIFFKNSPLHDGAMIVVGKKIKAAGCILPISQNPNIPTHLGLRHRAGLGISQETDARVIIVSEERGKISFASQGRLKMNISPEDLQRLLLED from the coding sequence ATGTTCATACATTTTGGAATAAAAGATTTCATTGATGTAGTGCTGGTGGCGCTACTTCTTTATTATCTGTTCCGGTTGGTGAAGATCTCGGGGATGCGTCCCCTTTTTCTCGGAATCCTGGTTTTCATGGTAATCTGGATTCTGGTCTCACGGATATTTAATATGGTATTGCTCGGATCTATTCTCGACCAATTTGTGAGTGTGGGGCTTTTCCTATTGGTAATTCTTTTTCAGGATGAGATTCGACGTTTTTTAATGTCACTCGGATCCAAGAAAGGATGGAATTTTATCACAAAACTGTTCTTTCCTGATAAACAGAAGAATGATAAGTCGTACCTGACACCTATTGTGCTCGCTTGTATGAACATGTCAAAAACAAACACAGGTGCACTGATTGCTATTCAAGGCGATCTTCATTTAGGACTTTATGAACAGACCGGTGAGATTGTCAATGCCGATATATCGTCGAGACTTATCGAGAATATATTTTTCAAGAACAGCCCTTTGCATGACGGGGCCATGATCGTTGTCGGAAAGAAGATTAAAGCTGCGGGATGTATTTTGCCTATCTCCCAGAACCCTAATATACCCACCCACCTTGGATTACGACACCGAGCCGGATTGGGGATATCCCAGGAAACTGACGCCAGAGTGATTATCGTTTCCGAAGAGAGAGGGAAGATATCGTTTGCATCACAGGGACGACTCAAAATGAATATTTCACCGGAGGACCTGCAACGTTTGTTGTTGGAAGACTAA
- the recF gene encoding DNA replication/repair protein RecF (All proteins in this family for which functions are known are DNA-binding proteins that assist the filamentation of RecA onto DNA for the initiation of recombination or recombinational repair.), with amino-acid sequence MILKELSLINYKNLTQADLTLSPKMNCFIGNNGMGKTNLLDAIYYLSFCRSYTNPVDSQIIRHGEEVCLLQGKYEFEDDTKEEVYCAIRRRQKKQFKRNKKEYERLSGHIGLIPLVMISPADNELITGGSEVRRRFMDMAVSQFDKEYLRALLRYNKTLQQRNVLLKNEESLIDFTLLDLWEEQMAEAGAFIYNKRKEFIEEFTPIFNQFYANISQSGEQVSFSYTSQLDDADFLEKLRHNRQRDVYLGHTSVGIHRDELEMLLDGYPIKKVGSQGQNKTYFVSLKLAQFHFLLKTGRTTPILLLDDIFDRLDAKRVEEIVKLVSGSEFGQIFISDTNRGSLDKILARVNNNSHIYSVVDGEINLMKD; translated from the coding sequence ATGATTTTAAAAGAACTTTCCCTTATTAATTATAAAAACCTGACTCAGGCAGATCTTACTTTGTCACCCAAGATGAATTGTTTCATCGGAAACAATGGAATGGGGAAGACCAATCTGCTTGATGCCATTTATTATCTCTCCTTTTGCAGAAGTTACACCAATCCTGTGGATTCGCAGATCATAAGACATGGTGAAGAGGTTTGTTTGTTGCAGGGGAAGTATGAGTTTGAGGATGATACCAAAGAGGAGGTCTATTGTGCTATCCGTCGCCGGCAAAAGAAACAGTTCAAGCGCAATAAGAAAGAATATGAACGGCTTTCAGGCCATATCGGGTTAATTCCTCTGGTAATGATATCTCCGGCCGATAATGAACTGATTACAGGTGGAAGCGAGGTGCGCCGCAGATTTATGGATATGGCTGTATCCCAGTTTGACAAGGAGTATCTGCGTGCTTTACTAAGGTATAATAAAACATTACAGCAACGCAATGTGTTGTTGAAAAATGAGGAATCGCTTATCGATTTCACTTTGTTGGATCTCTGGGAAGAGCAGATGGCCGAAGCCGGAGCCTTCATTTATAATAAAAGGAAAGAATTTATTGAGGAATTTACTCCTATCTTCAATCAATTCTATGCGAATATCAGTCAATCGGGAGAACAGGTCTCCTTCAGCTATACTTCTCAATTGGATGATGCTGATTTCCTTGAAAAGTTGAGACATAACAGGCAGCGTGATGTCTATCTCGGTCATACTTCGGTGGGTATTCACCGTGATGAACTGGAGATGTTACTTGATGGCTATCCTATCAAAAAGGTGGGATCACAGGGGCAGAACAAGACCTATTTTGTTTCACTGAAACTGGCTCAGTTTCACTTCCTGTTGAAAACGGGCAGGACAACGCCTATCCTGTTGTTGGATGATATTTTCGACCGGCTTGATGCGAAAAGGGTAGAGGAGATTGTAAAATTGGTTTCAGGATCGGAATTTGGACAAATATTCATATCGGACACCAACAGGGGATCGCTTGATAAGATATTGGCGAGGGTTAATAACAACTCACATATCTATTCTGTAGTGGATGGCGAGATAAACCTGATGAAAGATTAG